A segment of the Allosaccharopolyspora coralli genome:
CCCGTCGCGTCGTCAATGTGCGTCGGATCATGCGCCACGCGTGGGCCGGTGTCTCGGTTCGGCAGCTATCGGACGTTGTGTCACTTGTGTCACCACCCGCGCTACCGGTTCTCGCGCTGCGCGGCTACTGTGCTGGCCGACCGAGACAGCGGAGGTGGCGAGCATGCCCAGGACGGGAACGTGGGGGTCGCTGTCCCGCAGCCTGCTCGGGTGGCAGCTCGTCATCGTCTTCGTACTGCTGGCGTCGGTGGCGGTGTACTCGGTCGCCCAGTCCGACGCGGCCTTCCGCAAGACCGAAGGCCGCCGCATGCTCTCGGTGGCCGAGGACCTCGCGGCGACGCCCGGGGTCCGCGCCAGCCTGGCCGATCCGTTCCGCCGGGACGCATTGCCGACCTTCGCCGAGAGCGCCCGCAGCCGGTCCGGGGCCGACGACGTGAGCATCGCCGACGCGCGGGGTGTCGTGCTCACCTCGCCGGACCCCGACCAGATCGGGACGCCACTGCCGCTGGGCGACAGCGAGATCCGCAGAGGCCGCGCCTGGGTCGGTGAGGTCGACAACGGCTCTGCCGACTCTCTCGTCGCGCACGTGCCTGTGATCGGCGACGACGCCTCGGTCCTCGGCGTCGTCGCCGCGGGAAGGGAGACGCCCGACTTCTTCCAAGGCGTCGCAAGCGCACCGCAGAACCCGTTGGCACTACTGGCGTTCGCGACGCTGCTCGGCGTTGCGGGGTCGATCGTGTTGGCACGCCGCGTGAAACGGCAGACGCTCGGTCTCGAACCGCAGGAGATCACCCGCCTGGTCGAGCACCGGGAGGCGCTGCTGCACGGGGTCCGCGAGGGGGTGCTGGGCGTCGACAAGCAGAACAGGGTCACCCTCGCGAACGACGAGGCACGGGCACTGCTGTCGTTGCCACAGGACTGCCTCGGCCGCGCGATCGACGAGTTGCAGCTCAACGAGCGGACACAGGACGTGCTCACGGGCCGCAGCGACGGCACGGACCAGATCGTGTTGCGACGAGGGCGGGTCGTGGTGCTCAACCGGATGCCGATCTCCTCCGTGGGAGCGGTCGTGACGATGCGGGACCGCACCGAACTGGTGGATCTGCGACGCGAGCTGGACGCCAACCGGCACGCGACCGACACGCTGCGCGCCCAGGCTCACGAGTTCTCCAACCGGCTGCACACGATCTCCGGGCTCATCGAACTCGGCGAATACGAGGAGCTGCAACGGTTCGTCGACCGGGTCAGCCACGCGCACCAGCGGTGGCGAGCGGAGGTCGCCGCGCGCATCGAGGACCCCGCGCTGGCGGCGCTTCTGGTCGCGAAAGCCAGCCTCGCCGACGAACGAGGCGTCGGCCTCCGGCTCGCCGAGGACGCGCGGCTCGACGCGATCGACGAGCAGCTCTCCAGCGACCTGGTGACGGTCGTCGGCAACCTCGTCGACAACGCGCTCGACGCCCTCGAGGGCACCGGGCGGGACAACTGGATCGAGGTGACTGTGCGTGCGGCCAGGGACGTCGAGTCTCCGGACGACCGAGAGGTGACGGTCGTCGTGCGCGATTCCGGCCCCGGTGTGGCGCCCGAGATCGTGACCGAGGTGTTCGGCCACGGATTCACCACGAAGGCCGCCGCCGACGGCGAACGCGGTCTGGGTCTCGCGCTGACACGCCGGACGTGCCACCGCAGGGGCGGTTCGGTGTCGGTCCACAACGCCGACGGGGCGGTGTTCACCGCGCGCCTGCCGATCTCCCCCACGCCCGAGCGGAGCCTCAGCACCGCCGACACGAGAGGAGGCGTGTCGTGATCAGGGTCCTGGTCGTCGACGACGACTTCATGGTCGCCAAGATCCACAGCGGATACGTCGCGCGGGTGGAGGGCTTCGAGGTCGTCGCCGTCGCCCACACCGGTGCCGACGCCGTGCGGGCGGTGGTGGATCTGCGTCCCGACCTGGTGTTGCTGGACATCTACCTCCCGGACCGCGACGGGCTGTCCGTGCTGCGGGAGTTGCGCACCAGGACCGACGCCGACCCGGACGTCCTCGTCATCACGGCCGCCAACGATCTCGACACGGTCCGCGGCACGATTCGCGGCGGTGCCCTGCACTATCTGATCAAGCCGTTCCAGTTCGACGCGCTGCGCGATCAGCTCGAACGGTTCCGCTCGTTGCACGGCACCCTCACCGAACTCCCGGGAGACGCCCCGGCGGGCCAGCAGGAGATCGACCAGCTCTTCGGCACCCGCCGCACCGGCACGCCTCCGAAGGGGCTCGCCGAGGAGACCGCGGAGGTGGTGCACCGCGTGCTGCGGGAGGCCTCCGCGCATGGGGGCGACCTGTCGGCCACGGAGTGCGCGAGCGCCAGCGAGCTCTCGAGGGTCAGCGCCCGCAAGTACCTGGAGCACTTCGTCTCCGTCGGTTCCGCGGAGGTCCGGCTCCGCTACGGCGGCACCGGGCGTCCCGAACGGCGCTACCGCGTCGCCGACTGACGCATGCCTCGCCCGCCGCCCGGGGCGTGAGCCTTTGTGGTGGCTCTGACCACCAAAAAGACTCACGCCCCCACCCGGCACACCCCGGTCCGCAGCTCACACCCTGCCTGGCGCGTGAGCCTTTGTGGTGGCTATAGCAACCACAAAGGCTCACGCCGTGTTCACAGTGCCTGGGTGTTCACAGTGCGGAAAGGTCGCTCGTGCGGTCTCCGCCGCTGACGTGGAACGCGACACACCATGACAGCGGGGTGACTCGCGGCCGATTGTTACCCTGACCGTCGTGCTGCCCGGAACGTCTGCCTCCGCCCAAGCGGCGTCGGGCAGGAAGAGCCATCGCAAGATCAGCTGGGACCTCGTCCGGTCCAGCTGTGTCGTGCTGGTGATGATCTACCACTCGACGTTCCTCAGCGTCGTCCTGCACCCGGAGCTCGAAGGCCGCGCCATCCGGTTCCCGTGGCAGGTCGGGGCCAGCATGCTCCTGGTCATCTCCGCGTACTTCGCCTGCGTGACCGTCGGTAAGGGCACCGCGCTGCGGTACTGGTGGGGCCGCGTCGCACGTCTGGTCCCGCCGTTCGTGGCGACCGTGCTGAGTCTGTTCGTGCTGCTGCAGTTCATCAGTCCGGAAGGCTGGCAGACGCCGACGAGCCGGGACCTGTGGAGCAACCTGTTCATGCTGTGGCACTGGAAGCCACAGGACTACGTCTTCCTCGACGGCTCACACTGGACCGTTCCGTTGCAGCTCATGGGCTTCTCCATGGCGGCTTTGCTCTACGGGAGCCGATTCGGGCGACGACCGGCCATCGTCGCCATCATGTGGTTGGCCATCCTGCTGCCGGTCGCACAGTGGAGCTACCGACTGTCCACACCCCCGGAGACATACCGGATGCTCGTGGACGGTCTCGGCGCGCACCGCTGGCACCTGTTCGTCGCCGGTGTGGCGGTCTGGATGTGGTCGACACGGCGGCTGAGCACACCGCACTTCGCTGCCCTCGCCGCGAGCTGCATGGTCGCCCAGGGGCTGCACAACCACCTCTACGACGCGAACGGCATCCTGGTCTCCAACTTCGGCTCCACGGTCGGTGTCTCCGTCGGCATCCTGGTCATCGCCCTCACCGCGCGCGGCCCGGACTGGAACAAGGTCGTCCCGCAGTGGACACACCGGCACATCCAGTGGTTCGCGGGCATCTCGTACGGTGTGTTCCTCACCCACCAGACGATCGGCTACGTGCTGTCGATCCACCTGCACCGGCTGGGCGTCGGGGCGGTCTGGCAAGTCGTGGTCATGATCGCGGCAGGGGTGTTCTGCGGCTGGGCGATGACACGGGCGGTGGAGCGGCCGGCGTTCAACTTCCTCATGTCCACCCACGACCGGCTCTTCCCCGGCCCGCCGCGCTCCGTGAGGTAGCGGGCGCGGACCGACTCCGGTAAACCGGGGATCATCCGGACTCGATCCGAGGAGGAACCGCATGGCCGACCGCGAGATGCCCGCGTACGTGCTCGACATGCTGGCCCGCCCCAACCCGGCGGTGATCGCGACCGTCTCCGGCACTGGCGCGCCGGTCACGGTCGCGACCTGGTACCTCTGGGAGCAGGGCCGCGTGCTGGTGAACATGGACGCGGGCCGACGCAGGCTGGAGCACATCCGTCGCGATCGCCGGGTGTCGCTGACCGTGCTCCACGGCAGCGACTGGCACGCGCACGTGAGCCTGCGCGGGCGGGTCGTCGAACTTGTCGACGACCCGGAACTGGTCGACATCGACCGCCTCGCCCACCACTACACCGGCGACCGCTACCCGGTGCGTGACCGGGCCCGGGTGAGCGGGTGGGTCGAGGTCGACAACTGGCACGAGTGGGGATTCTGAGGCGCGCCTCCGGGTTCCGTACGTGACTGGAACCCGGAGGGCACACGACTCCCTGAGAAGTTGTCTGTGGTCTGCGGTGGTGGTCACCTACCGGCGTCCCAGCTTGCCGCTCGCGACGTTGGGGTCGCCTCGATTACCAGCACGTACGCAGCGGCGACCCCGGCCTTACCAGCGACAACCTGGAACACCGGAGCTTCTCACCGTGCTCGGGCTGAGCACGCAAGACCATGCCCCGACGGGCATCAGAACAAGAGCACAAACAGGCGCTCAGCTTGTGGACGTGCTCTCCGCAGCCGTCACGCCGGCTTCATCGGCTTGCGCCTCCTCCTCGGGGTCGCCGTTCGCCTGCGCCGCGCGCTGCCGAGGTACGGCGACAGCGTGCTCGGCGTCGTCCGTCCAGGGCGCGGCGTGGCCGTGGCGCAGGCTCGCTGCCGCGTATTCCTCGGCCTCGGCGGAGTCGGTCCCGGACTCCGAGGCCGTGACCAGCGGTTCCGCCTCGGTGAGCATCTGCTGAGCGAGCCGCACCCGTTCGGCGACGTCTTGACGGACCATCCGCATCGCGGCGACGTGCTCGTCCGCGAGCCGGATCCGACGCTCGGCCTCGGCGGTGGCGGCGAGGACGCGCCGCTCGGCTTCGTCCCGGCTCGCCCGGTCCCGTTCCGTCAGCGCCTGCGCCTCGGCCTCCCGCCGGGCATGCATGGACACCTCGAAGTCGTCCTCGATCTTCGTGCGACGGTCCTCTGCCTCCGCGTCGAGCCTGCGGCGTCGCTGCTCGGCTTCCTGCGCCATCGACTCGACCTGCCGACGCATCTCCTGGAACTCTTCCTCGCGCTGCTTCTCCTGCTGCACGCGCCACGCGTCCGCGTCGGAGACGAGCTTCTCGTAGCGGCCACGGAGTTCGGCTGCCGCCTGCTCCGACCGCGCCCACTCGTGTTCGGCCGTGGCCTGGGCGGACGACACGATCTCGGTCGCCTCTTCGTGTGCCAGACGCACCATCCGGCGCATCCGTTCGGACAGGCCGTCCACGTCGACGGGGTCCCTGCTGATCCGGTCGAGCTGCTCGCGCAACGACTCGATCTCCGCGCGAGCCTCTTCCAGCTCACCGGTGAGATCGGCGACCTGACTCAACGCGGAATCGCGATCCTCGGTGAGGATGCGCAGTTCGGTTTCGGTCTGCTGTACGTAGAACTTCACCTGCGATCGGCGGTATCCCCGCCACATCACATCGAAATCCGACTTCAGCGGTACGAGTTCACGGTCCTCGTGATGCCTCACGGTCTCACCCCACTCTGGTTGATCACAGCTTCGACGAGCTGGGAGCGAGCCACGCCCCGACGCGGCACTTTCTTTTCCTGCACGGGACCGCGTGAGCGCCGAGCGACGGAGCCTGCCGGCGAGTCTCCGGCGTCGAGCGGAACCTGCGCAGTGGTGACGCCGGTCATGTTCCTCGCCCGGGAGCGTGAGATCAACTGTTCGACATCAGGCGTGACGAGGACGCCGAACACCCGAAAATCCCGGCTGAACGGCACAAAGCGCAGGTCGATCAGCGTTCCAGCACTGGACCGAGCGCCCTCCGGACGAGGGTTTCGATTTCATCTCGTCCCGGCGTCGATTCCCGGACCATCCCCTGGAGGAGCAATCCGCAGAAGATCGTCGAGACCATCCGTCCGGTGGTCCGGTCGGTGTGTGCGGTGAACAGTTCGACGAGCGCGTCGTCCCACGCGGTGCTCGCATCCCGCAACGCGGGCCGGTGCATGGCGGCGACGTAGAGCTCGTGTTGCACGATCGTGCTCGTCCGTTCGGGGCCGAGATAGTGCAGCACGAGATCGGCGAGCGCGGAGGGCAGGTCGTGCGGACCGCCGAGCCGTTCGGACCACGCCCGCAGTTGGGTGATGTCGTCCTGTGCGGCGTACTGCAGCGCGACGGCGAGCAGGTCGTCGAGCGTGGCGAAGTGATAGGTCGTGGAGCCGAGCGGAACGCCGGCAGCGGCGGCGACGGCGCGGTGCGTGAGTTTGTCGATGCCTCGGTCGGCGACGACGTCGATCGCCGCGCGCGCGATGCGCTCCCGCCGGGCGGGATCCCGCCTGCCGGTCGCAGCGGTGCGTCCCGCCGCGGTGCTCGCGGCCGAGTCTCCGATGCTCGCCATGGACGCGGCCTACCCCTTTCGCCGTTCCGCGACTCGATCGCGGATCACAGTACGCGCGTACCACCTTGCCACGAGCGGCGCAGCGGTGCGGCCGACGTCACCACACGGCGTTTCTACTGTTCACGCAACCACAAAAGATCGACATTCACGAGTATGTGTACATTTGTACACGTCCGCTGTTAGGGTTCCGACTCAGGCGCACCGTGGCGTCGAGACCGACGAGCCCCCAGCGCTCGACCACCGCACACTGAGCATCTTGTGGGACACCCGACACACCCGTCTGCGGCGGACCGCCACCCGGCCTCGACCACGCCGCCCGTCAGGGGCCGACCGCGAACACGACCGAGCGAGGACGCCATGCCCGAGCACGACCCGACGCTGTTCATCGACGGCGCGTGGGGCACCGCAGACGCCGGACGCACCCGCGAGATTCACTGTCCTGCCGACGGCAGCCACGTCGTCACCGTCGACGAGGGCGACCGCGTCGACACCGAACGCGCGATCGCCGCCGCCCGCCGCACCTTCGACGCCGGGGACTGGGCGGCGACCTCGGCCTGGGAACGCGGGGACCTGCTGTTGCGGGTCAGCGACATCCTCGCCAGGGACAAGGACGTCTTCGCCCGCGCCGAGTCACGCGACACCGGCAAACGCCTGGTGGAAAGCGAATACGACATGGACGACATCGCCGCGTGCTTCCGCTACTTCGGAAAGCTCGCGGGAATCGATGCCGGACACGTCGTCGACACCGGCAGCCCCGACTCGATCAGCCGCGTCGACTACGAACCCGTCGGGGTGTGCGGCCTGATCACGCCGTGGAACTACCCCCTGCTGCAGGTCGCGTGGAAGGTCGCTCCGGCGATCGCCGCAGGCGACACCTTCGTGCTCAAGCCCAGCGAACTCACCCCCAGCACGGCGATTCTGCTGATGCGGGCGCTCGACGAGGCCGGGCTGCCCGCCGGGGTCGGCAATCTCGTGCTCGGCGCAGGAGCCGAAGCCGGAGCGCCGCTGGCCGAGCATCCCGACGTGGACCTCGTCTCGTTCACCGGCGGCCTGCACACCGGCCGCGGCGTCGCGGCGAGCGCCGCGGCCACGGTCAAGAAGGTGGCTCTCGAACTCGGCGGCAAGAACCCCGTCGTCGTCTTCGACGACAGCGATTTCGACACCGCCGTCGACCACGTGCTCATGGCGGTGTTCCTGCACTCCGGCCAAGTGTGCTCTGCCGGATCCCGGCTGGTGGTCCAGCACGGCATCGCCGATCGCCTCGTCGACGAGGTCGTGCGCCGCGCCGAGCAGATCCGGCTCGGTGGGCCGTTCGACCCCGACGCCGAGACCGGACCGTTGATTTCCGCCGCACACCTGGAGAAAGTCGACACCTACGTCAAGGACGCCGTCGCGGACGGCGCGGTGGTGCGAACGGGCGGCCGACGCGCCGAGAACCCTGCGCTCGCCGACGGGCACTACTACCTGCCCACCGTCCTGGATCGCGTGGAACAGAAATCCCGCGCCGTGGTGGAAGAATCGTTCGGGCCGGTACTCACCGTCGAACGATTCACCGACGAGGCCGACGCGCTCCGCATCGCCAACGACACCCACTACGGCCTGGCCGGTGGGATATTCACCTCCGATCCCGCCCGCGCACAACGCGTCGCGAACCGGCTCCGGCACGGAACGGTGTGGATCAACGACTTCCACCCGTACCTGCCGCAGGCCGAGTGGGGCGGGTTCAAGCAGTCCGGCGTCGGGCGCGAACTCGGCCGTGCCGGACTCGGCGAATACCAGGAAGCCAAGCACGTCCACCAGAACCTCCGTCCCGGACCGCAACACTGGTTCTCCGGGACGTGACGGGATCGCGGGGGCCGCTCGTCGCGCCCCCGCGTCCCCGGCCGCCACCGGCGGCCCGCACGCGCCCGCAGCCAACGACCGTCTGCGTCGCGCGATCCATCCGCACAACCACCCGGCCGCCCGCGTGCGGCCGGGAAAGGAGTACGGGCATGAGCGCGCCCAACGGCGACGCCGAGCTCAGCGAGTTCGGCTACACCAACACATTGAAGAGATCTCTCGGCGGCTTCCACACCTTCGCCGCCGGCGTCAGCTACATCTCGGTGCTCACCGGCACCTTCCAACTGTCCTACTTCGGTCTGTCCTTCGGCGGACCCGCCTACTGGTGGTCCTGGCCGATGGTCTTCCTCGGGCAGTTGATGGTGGCGTTGAGTTTCGCCGAGCTGGCCTCGCACTATCCCATCGCCGGATCCGTCTACAACTGGTCCAAGAAGCTCAGCGGCCAGCACGTCGCGTGGCTGGCAGGCTGGATGATGTTGCTCGCCTCGATCGTCTCGATCGCGGCGACCGCACTCGCCTACCAGAAGACGTTGCCGCAGATCTGGGGTGCGTTCCAGGTCATCGGAGACGGCTCCGGCGGCACCGAGCAAGCCGCCAACGGCGTTCTGCTCGCCAGCGCCCTCATCGTGTTCACCACCCTCGTCAACGCCTACGGCGTGAAACTGATGGCGCGGATCAACTCCGCAGGTGTCGCCATCGAGCTCGTCGCCGCTGTTCTGCTGATCCTGTTCCTCGCCGTCGCCGCCACCCGCGGCCCCGACGTCGTGCTCGACACCCAAGGCACCGAGGCGGCCTACGCCGACAACGGCGGTTACCTGGGCGCGTTCCTCGTCGCTGCCATCGCCTCCTCCTACGTGATGTACGGGTTCGACACGGCGTCCTCGCTTGGTGAGGAGTCCATCGATCCGCGCCGCAACGCTCCGCGCGCGATCCTGCGGTCGCTCGTCGCGTCCTTCGTGCTCGGCGGGCTCATCATCCTGCTGGCGTTGATGGCGGCCCGCGACCTCTCGGCGCCGGAGCTGACCTCCGCCGGATTGCAGTTCGTACTCACCGACGCACTGGGCCCGCTCGTGGGGCGCATGTTCCTGCTCGTCGTCTTCGTCGCGATCACGGTGTGCGTGCTGGCCGTGCACACCGCTGCGATCCGGATCGCCTTCGCGATGGCGCGGGACAACGCGCTCCCCGGCGGTTCGACACTGGCACGGGTGAGTCCCCGATTCCAGACGCCGGTCGTACCCGCAGTGCTCATCGGTGTGTTCGCGATCGCGTTGTTGATCGTCAACTTCGGACAGCCGCAGATCTTCACCGCCGTCACCAGCCTGGCGATCATCCTGATCTACATCTCGTACCTGCTGGTGACGGTGCCGATGCTCGTCGCGCGACTGCGAGGCAGGTGGTCGGACTCGCGTGCGCTGGCCCGGCGACAGGGCCGCTTCTCACTCGGCAAGTGGGGAATGCCGGTCAACATCGCAGCCGTGCTGTGGGGCGTCGGGATGACCACCAACCTCGCGTGGCCGCGCCGAGCCGTCTACAACGCCGAACCGCCCTACCACTGGTACCTGCAGTACAGCTCGATCCTGTTCGTCGGCGTCGCAGCAGCGGCGGGTTTCGCGTACTACTGGTTCGTGCAGCGCCACAAGATCGGAGTGCTCAGCGAGCACGCAGCCAGAGCCCCCGAGGCGCGGGCGTCCGAGCCCGCGGCCGCGACCGATGGGAGAACCTCGTGATCGAACAGTTCGACTACGTCGTCGTCGGCGGCGGCAGCGCCGGTGCCGCCGTCGCGGCACGGCTCTCCGAGGATCCGGACGTCACCGTCTGCCTCCTCGAAGCCGGACCGTCCGATGTGGACGACAAGGCGATTCTGGAGTTGAACCGCTGGATGGAGCTGCTCGAGTCGGGCTATGACTGGGACTACCTCGTCGAACCGCAGGAACAGGGCAACTCGTTCATGCGTCACGCCCGCGCCCGCGTGCTCGGGGGTTGTTCGTCGCACAACTCCTGCATCGCCTTCTGGGCTCCGGCCGAAGACCTGAACGAGTGGGAAGCATCGGGCCTCCCCGGCTGGGGCGCGAAGGACATTTTCCCGCTGTACAAGCGGTTGGAGACCAACGACGGACCCGGCGACCACCACGGTCGCAACGGCCCGGTGACGATCCGTTCGGTCCCGCCTCGGGACCCGTCCGGTGTCGCGCTGCTCGAAGCCTGCGAACAAGCGGGGATTCCCCGCACGGAGTTCAACTCCGGGCGGACCGTGACGCATGGTGCGAACTGGTTCCAGATCAACGCGCGCGAGGACGGCACCCGCTCCTCGTCCTCGGTGTCGTACCTGCACCCGATCATGGGTCGCCGCCCGAATCTGGATGTCCGCACCGACGTCCGCGCTCGGCGCGTCGCCTTCGACGGAACCCGCGCGGTCGGCGTCGACTACCTCTGCCCGGATCAGATCCACAGTCGACAGATCCGCGCGCGGCGGGAGGTCGTGCTCTCCACCGGTGCCATCGACACGCCGAAGCTGCTGATGCTCTCCGGGATCGGTCCTGCCGAGCACCTGCGCGAGACCGGAGTCGATGTTCTGGTCGACTCCCCCGGTGTCGGGTCGAACCTCCAGGACCATCCCGAGGGCGTCATCGGCTGGGACGCGAAGCAACCGATGGTCACCGACTCGACGCAATGGTGGGAGATCGGGATCTTCACCACCACCGAGGACGGTCTCGACCGGCCGGACCTGATGTTCCACTACGGGTCCGTGCCGTTCGACATGCACACCGCACGACACGGCTACCCGACCACCGAGAACGGCTTCTGCCTCACCCCGAACGTGACCCGCAGCCGCTCGATCGGCACGGTTCGGCTGCGGACACCGGATTTCCGGGACAAGCCCGCGGTGGATCCGCGTTACTTCACCGACCCGCACGACGTTCGTGTGATGACCCACGGCATCAAGCTCGCCCGTGAGATCGTGTCGCAGCCTGCGATGCGGGACTGGGCAGGAGCCGAACTGCACCCAGGGCACGACGTGCGGACCGACGACGAGATCGCCGACTACCTCCGCAAGACCCACAACACCGTGTACCACCCGGCGGCCTCGGTGCCGATGGGAACCGGGGCGAGCGCCCCGCTGGACGCACGGCTGCGGGTCAAGGGCGTGCAGGGACTGCGCGTCGCGGATGCTTCGGCGATGCCGTTCCTCGTCGCGGTGAATCCGAACATCACCACCATGGCCATCGGCGAGAAGTGCGCCGACATGCTCACCGAAGACGCCCACTGATCTGAGGCGAACGGCACTCTCGCCCCGTCTGATGAGGCGAAAGTGCCGTTCGCCCCGTCTGATGAGGCGAAAGTGCCGTTCGCCCCGTCTGATGAGGCGAAAGTGCCGTTCGCCTCGGGGCGCGGGAGTCCCGTGGTGGGTGGGGACGTTCTACTATGCGGATCATGCGTCTCGGTCTCGCTCTCCCGCAGCTCGGACACTTCGCCGACCCCTCGCTGATCGGCACCGTCGCGGCCGAAGCGGAGCGGATGGGCTACGAGAGCCTCTGGGTCGGCGAGCGGCTCCACGCGCCGCTGGATCCGCTCACGCCGTACCCGGGCGGCGGAGGGATGCCGGAGCTGTTCCGCGCGTCGATCGACCCGGTGCTCGCGCTGACGCTGGCCGCCAGTCACACCTCCCGGGCGTTGCTGGGTTCCAGCACCCTCAACGCCCCGCTGTACTCGCCGATGCAGCTCGCCCGGTCCTTCGCAGGGATCGACCAGCTCAGCGGCGGTCGTCTGCTCGTCGGACTCGGGCTGGGGTGGTGCCGCGACGAGTACGACGCCGCCGGTGTGCCGTGGCACGAACGCGGCGCACGACTGGACGAGACACTCGACGTCCTCGAAACCCTCTGGTCGCAGGACCCCGTGAAGTTCGAGGGCAAATTCTGGACCATCAGCCCGGGCACCTTCCAGCCGAAACCGGTCCAGCACCCGCCACCGGTCTACCTCGGCGGCGTGTCCCCGGCCGCGTTCCGTCGCATCGGTCGCCGCGCCGACGGGTGGCTCGGCGTACCGATGCCGGTGGAGATGCTCCGAGCGGTACTGGGCGACATCGCTGAGCATGCTCGCGCCGCCGACCGTGATCCGGCTGCGGTGCGCTCGGTGATCCGGGTGAACGCCGAACTGACCGACCACGCAGGTGAGGGCGGCGGCCCTCATCGCGGCACCGTGGAGGAGATCGGCGAGTATCTTCGCGGGCTCGCCGCGCTCGGA
Coding sequences within it:
- a CDS encoding sensor histidine kinase — translated: MPRTGTWGSLSRSLLGWQLVIVFVLLASVAVYSVAQSDAAFRKTEGRRMLSVAEDLAATPGVRASLADPFRRDALPTFAESARSRSGADDVSIADARGVVLTSPDPDQIGTPLPLGDSEIRRGRAWVGEVDNGSADSLVAHVPVIGDDASVLGVVAAGRETPDFFQGVASAPQNPLALLAFATLLGVAGSIVLARRVKRQTLGLEPQEITRLVEHREALLHGVREGVLGVDKQNRVTLANDEARALLSLPQDCLGRAIDELQLNERTQDVLTGRSDGTDQIVLRRGRVVVLNRMPISSVGAVVTMRDRTELVDLRRELDANRHATDTLRAQAHEFSNRLHTISGLIELGEYEELQRFVDRVSHAHQRWRAEVAARIEDPALAALLVAKASLADERGVGLRLAEDARLDAIDEQLSSDLVTVVGNLVDNALDALEGTGRDNWIEVTVRAARDVESPDDREVTVVVRDSGPGVAPEIVTEVFGHGFTTKAAADGERGLGLALTRRTCHRRGGSVSVHNADGAVFTARLPISPTPERSLSTADTRGGVS
- a CDS encoding response regulator; translation: MIRVLVVDDDFMVAKIHSGYVARVEGFEVVAVAHTGADAVRAVVDLRPDLVLLDIYLPDRDGLSVLRELRTRTDADPDVLVITAANDLDTVRGTIRGGALHYLIKPFQFDALRDQLERFRSLHGTLTELPGDAPAGQQEIDQLFGTRRTGTPPKGLAEETAEVVHRVLREASAHGGDLSATECASASELSRVSARKYLEHFVSVGSAEVRLRYGGTGRPERRYRVAD
- a CDS encoding acyltransferase family protein: MLPGTSASAQAASGRKSHRKISWDLVRSSCVVLVMIYHSTFLSVVLHPELEGRAIRFPWQVGASMLLVISAYFACVTVGKGTALRYWWGRVARLVPPFVATVLSLFVLLQFISPEGWQTPTSRDLWSNLFMLWHWKPQDYVFLDGSHWTVPLQLMGFSMAALLYGSRFGRRPAIVAIMWLAILLPVAQWSYRLSTPPETYRMLVDGLGAHRWHLFVAGVAVWMWSTRRLSTPHFAALAASCMVAQGLHNHLYDANGILVSNFGSTVGVSVGILVIALTARGPDWNKVVPQWTHRHIQWFAGISYGVFLTHQTIGYVLSIHLHRLGVGAVWQVVVMIAAGVFCGWAMTRAVERPAFNFLMSTHDRLFPGPPRSVR
- a CDS encoding pyridoxamine 5'-phosphate oxidase family protein codes for the protein MADREMPAYVLDMLARPNPAVIATVSGTGAPVTVATWYLWEQGRVLVNMDAGRRRLEHIRRDRRVSLTVLHGSDWHAHVSLRGRVVELVDDPELVDIDRLAHHYTGDRYPVRDRARVSGWVEVDNWHEWGF
- a CDS encoding coiled-coil domain-containing protein gives rise to the protein MRHHEDRELVPLKSDFDVMWRGYRRSQVKFYVQQTETELRILTEDRDSALSQVADLTGELEEARAEIESLREQLDRISRDPVDVDGLSERMRRMVRLAHEEATEIVSSAQATAEHEWARSEQAAAELRGRYEKLVSDADAWRVQQEKQREEEFQEMRRQVESMAQEAEQRRRRLDAEAEDRRTKIEDDFEVSMHARREAEAQALTERDRASRDEAERRVLAATAEAERRIRLADEHVAAMRMVRQDVAERVRLAQQMLTEAEPLVTASESGTDSAEAEEYAAASLRHGHAAPWTDDAEHAVAVPRQRAAQANGDPEEEAQADEAGVTAAESTSTS
- a CDS encoding TetR/AcrR family transcriptional regulator; this translates as MASIGDSAASTAAGRTAATGRRDPARRERIARAAIDVVADRGIDKLTHRAVAAAAGVPLGSTTYHFATLDDLLAVALQYAAQDDITQLRAWSERLGGPHDLPSALADLVLHYLGPERTSTIVQHELYVAAMHRPALRDASTAWDDALVELFTAHTDRTTGRMVSTIFCGLLLQGMVRESTPGRDEIETLVRRALGPVLER
- a CDS encoding aldehyde dehydrogenase family protein, with the translated sequence MPEHDPTLFIDGAWGTADAGRTREIHCPADGSHVVTVDEGDRVDTERAIAAARRTFDAGDWAATSAWERGDLLLRVSDILARDKDVFARAESRDTGKRLVESEYDMDDIAACFRYFGKLAGIDAGHVVDTGSPDSISRVDYEPVGVCGLITPWNYPLLQVAWKVAPAIAAGDTFVLKPSELTPSTAILLMRALDEAGLPAGVGNLVLGAGAEAGAPLAEHPDVDLVSFTGGLHTGRGVAASAAATVKKVALELGGKNPVVVFDDSDFDTAVDHVLMAVFLHSGQVCSAGSRLVVQHGIADRLVDEVVRRAEQIRLGGPFDPDAETGPLISAAHLEKVDTYVKDAVADGAVVRTGGRRAENPALADGHYYLPTVLDRVEQKSRAVVEESFGPVLTVERFTDEADALRIANDTHYGLAGGIFTSDPARAQRVANRLRHGTVWINDFHPYLPQAEWGGFKQSGVGRELGRAGLGEYQEAKHVHQNLRPGPQHWFSGT
- a CDS encoding APC family permease; translated protein: MSAPNGDAELSEFGYTNTLKRSLGGFHTFAAGVSYISVLTGTFQLSYFGLSFGGPAYWWSWPMVFLGQLMVALSFAELASHYPIAGSVYNWSKKLSGQHVAWLAGWMMLLASIVSIAATALAYQKTLPQIWGAFQVIGDGSGGTEQAANGVLLASALIVFTTLVNAYGVKLMARINSAGVAIELVAAVLLILFLAVAATRGPDVVLDTQGTEAAYADNGGYLGAFLVAAIASSYVMYGFDTASSLGEESIDPRRNAPRAILRSLVASFVLGGLIILLALMAARDLSAPELTSAGLQFVLTDALGPLVGRMFLLVVFVAITVCVLAVHTAAIRIAFAMARDNALPGGSTLARVSPRFQTPVVPAVLIGVFAIALLIVNFGQPQIFTAVTSLAIILIYISYLLVTVPMLVARLRGRWSDSRALARRQGRFSLGKWGMPVNIAAVLWGVGMTTNLAWPRRAVYNAEPPYHWYLQYSSILFVGVAAAAGFAYYWFVQRHKIGVLSEHAARAPEARASEPAAATDGRTS